A stretch of DNA from Montipora foliosa isolate CH-2021 chromosome 4, ASM3666993v2, whole genome shotgun sequence:
ccgaaaaatgaatatttagctgggaagcgaagcttcgaggggaAATATGAAATTTTATAGTTAGTAAACACAGTGCATCAAATTCTCTACTCTATAAAATGATTCAGTTTGAGGTTGCGTAGGATTAAATCTCTAAAGTCTGCTCTTAATTTTTCACCTGCAATGACGTTGACACCATATTTTGTTGACTTCTTGTACTTTCCGGAACCgcatttgcgaccagctttttaATGTCACTATCACTAGACTCTAGAAAACgagtttttttcttccatgtgAAATGAAAAAAGATTCTTCAGCTGCCCTTTTTTTACCCTGGCTTTGATTCTTCTCAAAGGAAATGATCGCTTCAGCATTTCGCAGGGCAAATATCTAGGCAAACGGTTCGCAAAGGGCGGTTATTGCGTGAAATTGCGTGTCCTGTGAGTTTGCACCACGTGACGTAAATTTGCCAATAAAATCGCCGGAAAATTAATGGGTGGGTTATAACATCAAATATGTGTTTTATGGATGTGGAAGTCGAAATGAGTTAGTGGCACTATAAAGCATTTTAAAGTAGGAAACAAGTATTTTTCGATGTCGACTCGAAAAAACATTACTCTAACAGGAATCAAGCCCATTATCTTCTGAGTTTTCATTCGGGTGCTCTATCAATGAGCCATGGTGGTCTCTTGGGAGCTCTCAGAAGGATACAGTACAAACatttctataataataataataataataataataataataataataataataataataataataataataataatactgtcGAGACCATTCCCCAGCTATATCTTGGGGAACATAAACCATTTTAAGGATCACTGAGAACAAGTTTCGAAGTAATCAGAAAAAGGGAGCTCAAGcaattttttaaagaggacaagGACGCTAAAATTTGATTAACACATGCATTGTGCATGCTTCAACTTACCTCCAGTCTTCATCTCGACAAAGTCAACTTGACATGAATGAGTAAATCTGACTTCAAAATCGAAAAATATCACCTTCACTTGAAAACCAGGCCTGGTAGTCACGTGCCATACACAGTCCACGTAATGAGGGTAGGGTAAGGGCCAGTGAGgagaaaaaatatttccatGTCTCACATTAGAGTGCAGGTCTTTGCCACAGCCATCTGAGAaatgcaactggttttgagaaTTCAAGTCAGAGAAGCCTCTATATTTTCTGATATTTaccaggctccagttgttcaacaaactgagaacgaggttgccagttgttcaaaaggtggataacgctatccgccAGATAAATCAGTATACATTGAATAGCGCAATTACTCtcactatgacttatccactggatactTATTTATCGGGCGAtcgaatagcgctatccatcgctTTAACAACTGGGGCCAACAGTATACCAACCGGGTTGTTTCTAGTGGATCAGTACGATCAAGGGGAAACAAACACGTATATTCGACTGAGTTTTGACTGTCCTCGTTTgcattttgcctccactactcaaccgtACAAACACAAGGATGACATTTGGGCGCGTTGGCCGGCCAAAGCCCCATACCATCCAGTTGACTTTCGTGTACAAAGATTGACTTTGAATTCATAAAGCTAAGGCACGTTGGAAATCCCTCATAAACCAGCATATGGAAAAATCGGGGAATGGGGGCTCCACAGCAAAGTATTGGAGCTGCCCTTGGGATGTTTTGGTATCCtataaaaaacaataaattcaAATATACGGTGGGCACGTTAAAAAAAGTTCTAAGGCATAAGAAATATAAACAATATGTCCTCGCACAAAAAAGCAAGCATAACTGTTAATTCACTTTACGTGGCATAGGCTGACCGTAGAAGTGTCTGCTTGCGTTCTTCTCAGTAACGAAAGCAAATTAGTGCAAACCGAGATCCCACAACCCTCTGAGCGCCAGCTCTCTGATGTAGCCggccaaaataaaataaaataaaacaaaataacataAGATATTTACATTTAACACACATTACATCTTTCGAAACCTGTGAGCTGTGTCAAGCGGGGACacctattcttagagttattttcatagagttatgtcgtagagttagagttaggtttccaaaatcctgaattcaagattttggaagccaacattcataaaagctaaacttttgtttaggcctaattaggcttaaggtttGCTTTTATGCatggatactttttgtatttctaaattcaggatttaggccttccaaaatcttgaattcataaaagctaaacattcataaaagctaaacttttgtttaggcctaattaggcttaaggtttGCTTTTATGCatggatactttttgtatttctaaattcaggatttaggccttccaaaatcttgaattcaggattttggaaacttaactctaactctacgacataactctatgaaaataactgtACTGCTAGTCAACCTCGTGTCAAGCCATCTAATGCTGAGAAATTGAGATGGAATTGCTACAGCTATAAAAAATATACTTACAGTATTCTTGGGAAACAGCTGaagcaaaaggaaaagaaagacgGCAGTGAGTAAAACTAATTTGAGTGATTTTTCAACCTATTCATTACTTTGTTATTCATTGGCAATTTGAACAAAGAATTCTCCCACTCTTCCCTAGAACATGAAAAGAGGCAGCGTGGCTTAGAGACAAGAGTCCTCAGTAAATTTGAATGTGCTGTAATAGATATTCTGAGTTTCAGTAGGAAACGTAACATAGCGGACTAGTTCGCCAAGTAAGAGCGAATTCTGTGATTTCAGAAGTACACAATTCAGAGATCTCGATTCTGCGATGGAATGCCCATGTATGAATTTGCATATAGCACGAGCAATCCCTCGTGCGGCCAAAAGGTTGCGGGCCAGTTTGAGGTCATCAGTTCCAACCTGATTGGCCATAACTTTGCGGGGCTGTATTCTAAATTTTGATCATAATGCCATTGCCCAAAGTccaaatgagagagatcgaCCATCTCGTGATTTGAAGTATTCCCGAAGAGAATCaagcaaaattgttttctttgtcatcTTAACTTTTCTTGTTTGCTGTATATTTTACTTCAGATCTTAAGAATGTACCAGATCCTTCACTAACCTTAATTTAATCATCGACAGAATTTGACTTCAGTGGCCTAAAAGTTATCTGGTTTCCTTCTACCAGTTATGTAAATaagccatgtttgattttaaatagttttctttCTGCTTATTGTTGTCTAGCgtatttaaggaaaaaaaaagcattatctttgtcattattattattattgtagtaAAAACACGGCAGAGCTGGAGGTCTCTCAGAAGACATCGCGCCTTGAACTATACTGTCTATCCCTATGGTCCTGTTACTCGTTACGTATCCAACACCTTTCAAAGGATCCTAGCCATCCCAAGCAAGCATGCCTTCTGTATTAACCCAACATCACTACCCATATTAAGCTCTCCAAGCCATTTCTGCAGTCCTCTGGGAGTGTTCCCAGGGCCCCAGTTATAACTGGCATGATCTTAACATCTCTACAATCCTTGTTGCCCACCCTGATGTCGAATGGGCATAATAAACGGTGGAGAGTCTAAATGTCTAAACCCCCTGCATCGATGACCATCTTGTTTGGTATACTAGCTGATCTTGTACTGGCTTTGTGAAGAGATTATGAATTGGTTGTGGTTGCAAACCATAAAGTACTTTAAACATCAGCAAGAGGATACGTCTTTGCATGGATGGCGTTTGAATTGCCGGAGAGGGATAGATCAGTTTCCCCAAACTGAGATGGCATTTTTGTCACACGCAGGAATAACACACCTTTGGGCAAATGTCTCATTCTtctcactttttttttaaattagctaTTTTTGACTGACTTTCTCAATGTGAGTGGACCGAGAAAGTATGTTGTCTGAAATAACACCGAGACAGGAAGTAGATGTAACAATTTTAACATACCCCGTTGTTGGGATTAAAGTTACACCTACAATGACACTTAATGCAAGATACCGGAAGTACTCTCTCTCGGTTTTGAGGATTTTGGAACCTCTGCTATAAAATCACATGTCCTTTTGGTTTAATGCTGATTTCTGTTCAAGCGACATTATGGTAAGGCATAAGGTATATTGCCAGCTAAAAGGATCTGAAGAGCTTCGCAAGAGTATGGGTGTCTGCTGTCAAGCTGGAGAGCACAGGTAAACGACTCGTTACTTACCACGGGAGAGCAAGCGCTGGTTATATACGGCTTCAAACACGGATCGAGAACTACCAGCAACCACAGAATGTATGTGAAGAACAATTTGAAGGCAGTGATCGGAAGAGTATATAACAGGAAGTGACGTGTGACCACAGAACTTGCCAATAGATGTCAAGTTTTTGCAACCGAGAAAAATCTCCACATGATCACCATCTAAGCAATCTGGCATTGATGCCGTCAGCTCAAATGTTTTGAAATGGAGCTCCACGTGGCGGTGTTCCGCGGCATTTTGCAGCTCAATATTCCACTTGCAAGTGTACATGTCTTTAGACAGGTATGTTTGACTTTGATTTGGAGACAGAGGAGTGGTTATGGTTCCGTTAAGGTTTGTTAGCAGTACTTCACAACCTGCAGTGAGTCAAGAGAAGACAGAAGGCATTCAAATGCACCGCGCTGTGTACTCTCTACCATGATGCCTAATTATCGTTAATTTCGTATGCATTTATGTTGAGGAGGATCTTGACATAACAATGACTCACACAGCTGGAAATATATGGTACAAGGAACtcgaaggaaaggaactttaaagtgtctagtcgttctagcgtctagagaactaattggggacactgtaaactgaaatcaataattaacgcaaattaagtcaaatgttaGCTTTTGAGGgaaggggaaaaccggagttcccggagaaaaacctctcggtgcagagtagagaaccaacaaactcaatccacacaTAACGCCAAGTCTGGAATccaacccgggccacattggtgggaggcaagtgctgtcgccactgcgccatccctgcatccctGGTAAATTCTTGgtgcaataattgtttttttctggttATCAGTTCCTGTGAAAAAGAAATTGTGCTTATGTCGTCATGTCACCCGCCATATTAGGgactagggaccttaagatcacACTTGAGTAGAGTTTTCGGTTGCTGCAATTATTCGTTTCTCATGTGAAATGTAAGCCAtttttttggaattaaactggtatagTCGGCACGGGCATAGAGAGAAAagtgaaaatttatcgtcagaTGCTCGCGTCCATCACTAAACCTCAAATTGAGTAATTAAACGTCAAGGGAGTTAAATTAAGTAAGGACAACGGCAAAAGCAaggaaaacgtcactccaaaatgtGATTTAGCGCTATCGTAAGTAtctcgcgattattccatcttgttcaccttgGACAATAGGGGCGAACTATCATTTAAGTAGATTTTACGAACTGTACgagtaaagaaagaaaacgaaagattcactgttgtatgctcacgttaTCGTCAAAAGCTAAAAATTGGTGATTTCATGTTGTTGATTTGTGGAGTACGACAAGGAAATTTATCGAATTACGTGCGCGTGCCgcgcgtgcagcacgattacttttttctttttaatcaatgatattcttgcttttcaaaaatctggcATGGTACCAATATTTGGAGTGCAGAACACACCTCCAGAGATGTGCACAGCTTCCCTATAATTTCTGGCACGGGGTCCTAATTTGCCTTCCGTTTGTCACAGTTTACACCGTGCCGTCCCGAAAAACAGAGTTCGGAGTGTGCCGTGCGGCAGATTTTTGTGCTAGTGTAAAGCGGTCTTTCGTTTCGGTTCGTCTTGTTCCTTATTTTTCAGCCAGCGAGGAAGACAGTTTCGAAATAAGCCTTATTTTAGATCTAAAGACTCTCAAACTTAGATCACTGAATAAAATTTCTATGAGATAAAATTCTGTAAATCAGACAAAAAACCGATTTTATCTCATGCACCTTGCGCTCCCGCATTGTGACCACTGGCTATAAGGTTCGAATACACCAAATCAACATACCTTTGCAGAGGACCTCCGTTGAGCATCTTGCCAAGACGACCAAATAAAAAACCAGTAAAGTCGGCGAACTCATCGATATTTTTGGTTACGGGGCCATAATGATCATCTTTCAAAGGAAACAAATGGTGTCGGGTGTTAAATTGAGATGGTAATTTCAAACTTGTTCGGTCAAATTGTGAAAACCCCTAGATATAAGACGTCCCAATATTAAAGAGTCAATTAAGGCAAATGACTAACCATCGTCATGAATAGTAGGATAAAATTATCCCTATTCTAATCGGATGTGGTCCGAATGTTTCTCCATCCTACTGATCGTCACAAAAACAATACGATACCTTTTTGTCGATCGTTACATCTGCAGTTTCATCATGTTCACAATCAGAACGCAGACGTTTCCGAAGTGCTGCCAACAACAAGTAATATTATTCCTAAGCAAACTCTGATTCGGTCTCAGCTTTGCGGGCAACAGATCTTTAGTAACGTACAcgcagttttgtttttaaattatttttgtcatCTCAAATGAATAGTAGTGCTTGCTGGGAATAATTAAGCGTTTCTTTGGAACTTAATTAAATTGATCAAGTAATTTGGCTTTTAAGCACCATGCGGTCAGTAGAACACTCAGCGAAAACAGGAGCAACAGCAAAACCTTAGAGTAAGCTGTGTAATAGTTACCCTTTTAAAATAAGGCTCAGCTCTCCTGAATGGCGCTGATGATGGCATTTTTCACAGGGAAAATATTGTCGAATTTCAATGTGAGATGATTAATTTATAAGATCATCTGTGCCTGGAACGCTACACTTTTTTGTCAAAACCAAGCTGTTTCGCTCACCAATAGTCAAgaaatttttaaatataaaGATTGTTTTATTTTGCGATAATGGAATTACACATTCCCTCGGAATGTTGAAGTGAAAAATCCAGAGCGTCAACAATACGACTGTAGCTCCACTCATTAATCGGAATGATGTGTTGGGATTCTCGATAAAACAGAATCTCTCAAATTTAGTTAATAGATAATGACTCAGACTCACAAAATTGTTGCTGGATAGAATACAAAATTTGTTTCTCCCTTATTTTTTCTTGTCAGTAATTATTATGTAAATAAACGTTGTAAGTCCTCGTATTGTGGAGCGCTGATGAATtgtgttaattttttaaaaacactgCATTTATTTAAAGAAATG
This window harbors:
- the LOC138000648 gene encoding tolloid-like protein 2, coding for MSSPTLLVFYLVVLARCSTEVLCKGCEVLLTNLNGTITTPLSPNQSQTYLSKDMYTCKWNIELQNAAEHRHVELHFKTFELTASMPDCLDGDHVEIFLGCKNLTSIGKFCGHTSLPVIYSSDHCLQIVLHIHSVVAGSSRSVFEAVYNQRLLSRAVSQEYYGCGKDLHSNVRHGNIFSPHWPLPYPHYVDCVWHVTTRPGFQVKVIFFDFEVRFTHSCQVDFVEMKTGAVFDRRRSSRGNRKCGKKRPFFVILTETSIFVHFKSDLAFENRGFMVGFVVYGVDDQESTSQALIALGVIISIIIVLVGKAVLQKRLKRHKLDVKSVFYRVGNTFKPVKSLTVVSLLKKIDEPEQRSSVVAQWETSSSDSETKEKQPPSKPPGGTVTFKTAKKRGRKDDSVEYYMITQSKPEVRIM